ATATTGGAATCTAAAAACCTGAGCTTTAGTTTCGGCTCTCGCCCTGTCATTGAGGGATTAACTTNNNNNNNNNNNNNNNNNNNNNNNNNNNNNNNNNNNNNNNNNNNNNNNNNNNNNNNNNNNNNNNNNNNNNNNNNNNNNNNNNNNNNNNNNNNNNNNNNNNNNNNNNNNNNNNNNNNNNNNNNNNNNNNNNNNNNNNNNNNNNNNNNNNNNNNNNNNNNNNNNNNNCATCGTCCCCATATAAGCAGCGCTTTTGATTCCCCCTGCCTTCTTATGGGCGAGGTTATGGGACGGCAGCTCAATCATATTATTTCATTCTATCCAGGGCTCGCTAAAGATCCCCGTCTCAGCGAGCTTACAGAAGAATTTGCAATAGGGCCCCTTTTGTTGCGGAAAGGGAAAGACCTATCTCACGGCGAGCGCCAGCGTTGGGCGCTCTTTACGGCGTTAATAAAGAAACCGAAGCTCCTTCTGCTAGATGAACCCGAAAACGGTTTGGACATAGATTTTTCGTCGCAACTGAGTCGGACGTTGCATCGGGAAATACGGGATAACGGGCTGAGCATGCTGGTCGCAACTCACTTCCCCCAAAACTACCCATTCGTCCAGAACACAGTTGAATTGGGTTGATGCGTTCGTACTTGTTGATCCTCCATCGGTGGCTCGTTCTCCGGTTTAACCTGCTTATAATTCCAGCCCTGATCTACGGATTGGCTAGTGCGCACTTGAGCGCATCCAGTGGTTTTTCCGCGGAGATAAACACGTTGTTGGTG
The window above is part of the Candidatus Binatota bacterium genome. Proteins encoded here:
- a CDS encoding ATP-binding cassette domain-containing protein; translated protein: MGEVMGRQLNHIISFYPGLAKDPRLSELTEEFAIGPLLLRKGKDLSHGERQRWALFTALIKKPKLLLLDEPENGLDIDFSSQLSRTLHREIRDNGLSMLVATHFPQNYPFVQNTVELG